The following are encoded together in the Janthinobacterium sp. Marseille genome:
- a CDS encoding sigma-54 dependent transcriptional regulator, translated as MTSPRILIVDDEADLRELLEITLVKMGLDIDSAQNLAVARDYLQQHEYALVLTDMRLPDGLGIELVQEITAQYKNTPVAVITAFGSADNAVVALKAGAFDYLSKPVGLEQLRVMVRSALRISQADEQPSAKVAVSPALRLMGQSEAMLALRAQIARLARSMAPVAISGESGSGKELAARDIHAQSARSDKPFVAVNCGAIPEALMEAEFFGYRKGAFTGAVDDRDGFFQAANGGTLLLDEVADLPLAMQVKLLRAIQERRVRKVGATTEEPVDVRIISATHQNLHDCVGRGTFRQDLYYRLNVIELNLPPLRERLDDIALLAKAILTRLDAGQARLTPAALEALLQYSFPGNVRELENILERALAFANDGVIEVSDLVLKAAHTPKAVAAEMVEALAVPEQAMVAPDAKPLAATSDLPGSLPDHLDDVEREIIRRALSKTQFNRTQAAELLGISFRQLRYRMQRLDINAPE; from the coding sequence ATGACTTCTCCTCGTATTCTTATCGTTGATGACGAGGCGGATCTGCGCGAGTTGCTGGAAATTACACTCGTCAAAATGGGCCTGGATATCGACAGTGCGCAAAACCTGGCGGTCGCCCGCGACTATCTGCAGCAGCATGAATATGCACTGGTCTTGACCGATATGCGTTTGCCGGATGGTTTGGGCATAGAGCTGGTGCAGGAAATTACCGCACAATACAAAAATACCCCGGTCGCCGTGATCACCGCTTTTGGCAGTGCCGATAATGCAGTGGTCGCCCTGAAAGCCGGTGCTTTTGATTATTTGTCGAAGCCGGTGGGGCTGGAGCAGTTGCGCGTCATGGTGCGTTCGGCTTTGCGCATTAGCCAGGCCGATGAACAACCGAGTGCCAAAGTGGCAGTGTCGCCGGCCTTGCGCCTGATGGGGCAGTCGGAAGCGATGCTGGCCTTGCGCGCACAGATTGCCCGCCTGGCACGCAGCATGGCACCGGTCGCCATCAGCGGCGAATCCGGCAGCGGCAAGGAATTGGCCGCACGCGATATCCATGCGCAGAGTGCGCGCAGCGACAAACCGTTTGTTGCGGTCAATTGCGGTGCGATTCCGGAAGCGCTGATGGAAGCCGAGTTCTTTGGTTACCGTAAAGGTGCGTTTACCGGTGCGGTCGATGACCGGGATGGATTCTTCCAGGCCGCCAATGGCGGCACCCTGCTGCTGGACGAGGTGGCGGACTTGCCGCTGGCGATGCAAGTCAAACTGCTGCGCGCGATCCAGGAGCGCCGGGTGCGTAAAGTGGGGGCGACGACGGAAGAGCCGGTCGATGTACGTATTATTAGTGCGACGCATCAAAACCTGCACGATTGCGTAGGGCGCGGTACCTTCCGCCAGGATTTGTATTACCGCTTGAATGTGATCGAACTGAATTTGCCGCCTTTGCGCGAACGTCTCGATGATATTGCCTTGCTCGCCAAAGCTATCCTGACCCGTCTCGATGCCGGGCAGGCAAGATTGACGCCGGCGGCGCTGGAAGCCTTGCTGCAGTACTCCTTCCCCGGCAATGTGCGGGAACTGGAAAATATACTGGAACGTGCGCTGGCCTTTGCCAACGATGGCGTGATCGAGGTGAGCGACCTGGTATTGAAAGCCGCGCACACGCCGAAAGCGGTTGCGGCAGAGATGGTCGAAGCGCTTGCAGTGCCCGAGCAAGCAATGGTCGCGCCGGATGCCAAACCGCTGGCAGCCACCAGCGATTTGCCTGGCTCCTTGCCGGATCACCTGGATGATGTGGAGCGCGAAATCATCCGTCGCGCCCTGAGCAAGACCCAGTTCAACCGGACCCAGGCTGCCGAATTGCTCGGCATCAGTTTCCGCCAGCTGCGTTATCGCATGCAGCGGCTGGATATCAATGCACCGGAATAA
- a CDS encoding SWIB/MDM2 domain-containing protein, which translates to MATAKKPAATKPAAKKPAAKKPVAKKAAPAKKAAPAKKAAPAKKVAAKKPAAKKVAAKKPATARKPNAAFMKPVTPSAVLAAVIGASPAPRTEVTKKVWEYIKKFKLQNEANKRMIDADEKLKAVFGGKKQVSMFEMTKLISGHLK; encoded by the coding sequence ATGGCAACAGCCAAAAAACCAGCGGCCACTAAACCGGCCGCCAAGAAACCAGCTGCGAAAAAACCCGTAGCGAAAAAAGCAGCACCAGCAAAAAAAGCAGCGCCGGCCAAGAAAGCCGCTCCTGCTAAAAAAGTAGCTGCTAAAAAACCAGCAGCGAAAAAAGTTGCAGCGAAAAAGCCAGCGACCGCACGCAAGCCTAACGCCGCATTCATGAAACCAGTAACACCGTCCGCAGTTCTAGCCGCTGTTATCGGTGCATCGCCAGCACCACGCACTGAAGTAACGAAAAAAGTGTGGGAATACATCAAGAAGTTCAAGCTGCAAAATGAAGCCAACAAACGCATGATCGATGCGGATGAAAAGCTGAAAGCTGTTTTTGGCGGCAAAAAACAAGTGTCCATGTTTGAGATGACCAAACTCATCTCGGGTCACCTGAAATAA
- a CDS encoding lytic transglycosylase domain-containing protein produces the protein MSGLACAGLFVVLAGTANAGNQKEEAMADAVRIALSRAITDPRPPIPQFAGIDERLEYLHWLGEMSDRLYKKLPDRQLRIEFLRTTWYEARRAGLDPALVLGLIQVESAFRKYAVSPVGAHGYMQVMPFWTRVIGDGDRSKLFHMQTNLRFGCSILRMYLDMERGDLYLALGRYNGSRGRPEYPNAVLAAWKKWEHQREPVSSVVAERGPERK, from the coding sequence CTGTCCGGGCTGGCCTGTGCCGGTTTATTCGTCGTGCTGGCCGGTACTGCCAACGCAGGTAACCAGAAGGAAGAGGCGATGGCCGATGCGGTGCGTATCGCCTTGTCGCGTGCGATCACCGATCCACGGCCGCCGATCCCGCAGTTTGCGGGTATCGATGAACGCCTCGAGTATCTGCACTGGCTGGGCGAGATGTCGGATCGCCTCTACAAGAAGCTACCCGACCGCCAGTTGCGTATCGAATTCCTGCGTACTACCTGGTATGAAGCGCGCCGCGCCGGTCTTGATCCGGCTTTGGTGCTGGGTTTGATCCAGGTGGAATCTGCCTTCCGTAAATATGCGGTGTCACCGGTCGGTGCACATGGCTATATGCAAGTGATGCCGTTCTGGACGCGCGTGATAGGGGACGGTGATCGCAGCAAGCTCTTCCATATGCAAACTAATTTGCGTTTCGGTTGCTCCATCCTGCGCATGTACCTGGATATGGAACGGGGCGATTTGTACCTGGCTTTAGGTCGTTATAACGGCAGCCGTGGGCGTCCGGAGTATCCGAATGCAGTACTGGCGGCGTGGAAGAAATGGGAACATCAGCGCGAACCGGTCAGCAGTGTTGTCGCCGAACGGGGCCCGGAGCGCAAGTAA
- a CDS encoding ribonucleoside-diphosphate reductase subunit alpha, which translates to MLSTQEISAKSPTEIGNIASLAVAPSTSNTQTVGLGEHRIIRRNGAVVGFEPSKISIAVTKAFLAVNGGQGAASARVRELVEQLTSNVVNALVRRQPAGGTFHIEDIQDQVELALMRSGEHDVARAYVLYRAKRMEERAQQQAAKPVAETHQLHVTEDGQRRPLDMNQVRDLINAACIGLEKHVDAEAILHETVKNLYDGVPVEELHKSAILAARALMEKDPAYSTVTARLLMHTIRKEVFGLEVAQADAPAQYLEYFPKFIKKGIEAELLDAKLGQFDLKKLGDALVPERDLQFGYLGLQTLYDRYFLHIRDTRIEMPQAFYMRVAMGLALNEINREERAIEFYNLLSSFDFMSSTPTLFNSGTQRSQLSSCYLTTVADDLDGIYEAIKENALLAKYAGGLGNDWTPVRSLGAHIKGTNGRSQGVVPFLKVVNDTAVAVNQGGKRKGAVCAYLETWHMDIEEFLDLRKNTGDDRRRTHDMNTANWIPDLFMKRVMEKGEWTLFSPSDAPDLHDKVGKAFEAAYTGYEAKAARGELKLFKKIQALDLWRKMLSMLFETGHPWITFKDPCNIRSPQQHVGVVHSSNLCTEITLNTNDSEIAVCNLGSVNMPAHMKDGQLDHVKLQKTVRTAMRMLDNVIDINYYAVKKARDSNLRHRPVGLGIMGFQDCLHMMRIPYASDEAVQFADRSMEAVCYYAYYASTELAEERGRYSSYRGSLWDRGILPQDSLKLLQEERGGYLEADLTETLDWTPLRERIKQFGMRNSNCVAIAPTATISNIIGVSACIEPTYQNLYVKSNLSGEFTEINEYLVRDLKARGLWDEVMISDLKYFDGSLAKIDRIPQDLRDIYSTAFEVEPKWLVEAASRRQKWIDQAQSLNIYMAGASGKKLDDTYKLAWLRGLKTTYYLRTMGATHTEKSTSKTGALNAVDSGAPSSAAQAAAETDGPACMLRPGDAGFEECEACQ; encoded by the coding sequence ATGCTCTCTACGCAAGAAATTTCAGCCAAGTCACCGACAGAAATTGGCAACATCGCGTCCCTCGCGGTTGCACCGTCGACTTCCAATACACAGACCGTCGGTCTGGGCGAACATCGCATTATTCGTCGTAATGGCGCAGTAGTCGGTTTCGAGCCATCGAAAATTTCCATCGCAGTGACCAAGGCGTTTTTGGCCGTTAACGGCGGCCAGGGTGCGGCATCTGCGCGCGTGCGTGAGCTGGTTGAACAGTTGACTTCGAATGTCGTCAACGCCCTGGTGCGTCGCCAGCCGGCCGGCGGCACCTTTCATATTGAAGATATCCAGGACCAGGTTGAACTGGCCCTGATGCGTTCCGGTGAACACGATGTGGCACGTGCGTACGTGCTGTATCGCGCCAAGCGGATGGAAGAGCGTGCGCAGCAGCAAGCCGCCAAGCCAGTCGCAGAAACTCATCAATTGCACGTCACGGAAGACGGTCAGCGTCGTCCGCTGGACATGAATCAAGTACGTGATCTGATCAATGCAGCTTGTATCGGTCTGGAAAAGCACGTTGATGCGGAAGCCATCCTGCACGAAACAGTTAAAAACCTGTACGACGGCGTACCGGTCGAAGAATTGCACAAGTCGGCCATCCTGGCAGCGCGCGCGCTGATGGAAAAAGATCCTGCATACAGCACCGTGACCGCACGTTTGTTGATGCACACCATTCGCAAGGAAGTATTTGGCCTGGAAGTGGCGCAAGCCGATGCACCTGCGCAGTACCTGGAATACTTCCCGAAATTCATCAAAAAAGGTATCGAAGCAGAATTGCTGGATGCCAAACTCGGCCAGTTCGACCTGAAAAAATTGGGCGATGCACTGGTTCCTGAGCGTGACCTGCAATTCGGTTATCTCGGCCTGCAAACCCTGTATGACCGTTACTTCCTGCACATCCGTGATACCCGTATCGAAATGCCGCAAGCATTCTATATGCGCGTAGCGATGGGTCTGGCGCTGAACGAAATCAACCGCGAAGAACGCGCCATCGAGTTCTACAACCTGTTGTCCAGCTTCGACTTCATGAGCTCGACTCCAACCCTGTTCAACTCCGGCACCCAGCGTTCACAACTGTCGTCGTGCTACCTGACCACCGTTGCGGATGACCTCGACGGTATCTACGAAGCGATCAAGGAAAACGCATTGCTGGCTAAATACGCCGGTGGCCTGGGCAATGACTGGACCCCGGTCCGTTCGCTGGGCGCGCACATCAAGGGTACCAACGGCCGTTCGCAAGGCGTGGTTCCTTTCCTGAAAGTAGTTAACGACACCGCTGTTGCGGTCAACCAGGGCGGCAAACGCAAGGGCGCAGTCTGCGCTTACCTGGAAACCTGGCACATGGATATCGAGGAATTCCTCGACTTGCGTAAAAACACCGGCGATGACCGTCGTCGTACGCACGATATGAATACCGCGAACTGGATCCCTGATCTGTTCATGAAGCGCGTCATGGAAAAAGGCGAATGGACCCTGTTCTCGCCATCCGATGCGCCAGACCTGCACGATAAAGTCGGCAAGGCCTTCGAAGCGGCTTACACCGGTTATGAAGCCAAGGCGGCGCGCGGTGAACTGAAACTGTTCAAGAAAATCCAGGCACTGGACCTGTGGCGCAAAATGCTGTCGATGCTGTTCGAAACCGGCCACCCATGGATCACATTCAAGGATCCTTGCAACATCCGTTCGCCACAGCAACATGTGGGCGTGGTTCACAGCTCGAACCTGTGCACCGAGATCACACTCAATACCAATGATTCGGAAATCGCAGTCTGCAACCTGGGTTCGGTCAATATGCCGGCCCATATGAAAGACGGCCAGCTGGATCACGTCAAGCTGCAAAAAACGGTTCGTACTGCCATGCGCATGCTGGATAACGTGATCGATATCAACTATTACGCAGTCAAGAAAGCACGTGATTCCAACCTGCGCCACCGTCCGGTCGGCCTCGGCATCATGGGTTTCCAGGATTGCCTGCACATGATGCGCATTCCTTACGCTTCGGATGAGGCGGTACAGTTTGCCGATCGTTCGATGGAAGCCGTCTGCTACTACGCTTACTATGCTTCGACCGAACTGGCTGAAGAACGTGGTCGTTACAGCTCTTACCGTGGTTCCTTGTGGGATCGTGGCATCCTGCCGCAAGATTCGCTGAAACTGCTGCAGGAAGAGCGTGGCGGTTACTTGGAAGCGGACCTGACAGAAACCCTGGACTGGACACCGTTGCGTGAACGCATCAAGCAATTCGGTATGCGTAACTCGAACTGCGTCGCGATTGCACCGACCGCGACCATCTCGAACATCATCGGCGTTTCGGCATGTATCGAACCGACTTACCAAAACCTGTACGTCAAATCGAACCTGTCCGGCGAATTCACTGAAATCAATGAATACCTGGTCCGTGACTTGAAAGCACGTGGTCTGTGGGATGAAGTCATGATTTCCGACCTCAAATACTTCGACGGCAGCCTGGCCAAGATCGACCGCATCCCGCAAGACCTGCGTGACATCTACTCGACAGCATTTGAAGTTGAGCCTAAATGGCTGGTGGAAGCGGCATCGCGTCGCCAAAAATGGATCGATCAGGCGCAATCCCTGAACATCTACATGGCTGGCGCATCCGGTAAGAAACTGGACGACACCTACAAACTGGCATGGTTGCGTGGCCTGAAAACCACTTACTACCTGCGTACCATGGGTGCAACGCATACCGAAAAATCGACTTCGAAAACCGGTGCACTGAATGCGGTTGATTCCGGCGCCCCGTCTTCGGCAGCGCAAGCCGCAGCAGAAACCGACGGTCCGGCTTGCATGTTGCGTCCTGGTGATGCAGGATTCGAGGAATGCGAAGCCTGCCAATAA
- the ampD gene encoding 1,6-anhydro-N-acetylmuramyl-L-alanine amidase AmpD: MHRNKTLHKSSLAFQIDAAGWAVGAQHLPSPNFDARVEGTEIALLVIHNISLPPGQFGGPFIADLFLNRLDYEADPYFDQLRPLRVSAHFLIRRDGTVMQFVSANDRAWHAGASSFCGQERCNDFSIGIELEGTDFEAFADEQYAALAALTVALKAAYPLLHVTGHEHIAPGRKTDPGPFFDWAGYEERYLVQQKRANTGQAAPELAFRLM, translated from the coding sequence ATGCACCGGAATAAGACTTTGCATAAATCCTCATTAGCTTTTCAGATTGATGCCGCAGGATGGGCGGTCGGGGCGCAGCATTTGCCTTCGCCCAATTTTGATGCGCGGGTGGAAGGAACGGAAATTGCATTGCTGGTGATACATAACATCAGTTTGCCGCCGGGCCAGTTTGGCGGACCGTTTATTGCCGACCTGTTCCTGAACCGGCTGGATTATGAAGCGGATCCGTATTTTGACCAGTTGCGACCTTTGCGGGTGTCTGCGCATTTCCTGATCCGGCGCGATGGTACGGTGATGCAGTTTGTCTCGGCCAATGACAGGGCATGGCATGCCGGCGCTTCGTCCTTTTGCGGACAGGAGCGCTGCAATGATTTTTCGATCGGCATCGAACTGGAAGGGACGGACTTTGAAGCTTTTGCGGATGAACAGTATGCGGCACTGGCAGCGCTGACGGTGGCATTGAAAGCGGCGTACCCGCTATTGCATGTGACCGGGCATGAGCATATTGCACCTGGTCGCAAGACCGACCCTGGTCCGTTTTTTGACTGGGCCGGGTATGAAGAGCGCTATCTTGTGCAGCAAAAACGGGCAAATACAGGGCAGGCCGCGCCAGAGTTGGCGTTCCGCTTAATGTAA
- a CDS encoding ATP-binding protein, translating into MAQTTPVLADTRDTFWRTLQAFALTRALIAGVLLGYFGMGATKLWQHKDNFWSACIVYLVLALLFIVLSLYWRRRFLLQVVVQVAVDIAAITMLYLTAGGIKSGLAILYLFPLAGGAILAPLVLALFFVSAVTLMLLAENGYQLLNENADISSSQVGLYGAAFFIIIFAINRLAARLIKQETLARGRGRALHVQQAINRLVIADMEDGILVVDRKGRVLTCNPAAARMLGLSFPHAGDYGKLSDMVWLAPIAAAYSAWGARSGLRVPTQPQTQQQTPTFVFIKHTEENTLQGGSTIMGGRRELMTHLKLRFARVDADGVLEDRVVIFLQDVTEIENQAQQLKLASMGRLTASIAHEVRNPLSAIGHATSLLKEDELSAGQQRLLSIVSDNVARLNRMIEDILKLSRKAHQYHEPLSLGLLFDDLLSELSEIHEIKDGMIAVADMKPYKVRFDPLHLREIVLNLLTNALRYASGAPASIRVYIVAMPGHRLELHVQDDGAQISSAVRAHLFEPFYTTSNKGTGLGLYLARELCLNNGAMLNYEYRTDDEHGSPSGRFVITFATNEAV; encoded by the coding sequence ATGGCGCAGACCACACCGGTGTTAGCGGATACACGGGATACCTTCTGGCGTACTTTGCAGGCTTTTGCCTTGACCCGCGCGCTGATAGCCGGCGTCCTGCTCGGTTACTTTGGCATGGGGGCCACCAAGCTGTGGCAGCACAAGGATAATTTCTGGAGTGCCTGCATTGTTTATCTGGTGCTGGCCTTGCTGTTCATCGTCTTGTCCCTGTACTGGCGACGACGCTTCCTGTTGCAGGTGGTGGTGCAGGTGGCGGTCGATATTGCCGCCATTACCATGTTGTACCTGACTGCGGGCGGTATCAAGAGCGGCCTCGCCATCCTCTACCTGTTCCCGCTGGCCGGCGGTGCGATCCTGGCGCCACTGGTGCTGGCGCTATTCTTCGTTTCTGCCGTGACACTGATGCTGCTAGCGGAAAACGGCTACCAACTGCTGAATGAAAATGCCGACATCTCATCGTCGCAAGTGGGTTTGTATGGCGCGGCTTTTTTCATCATTATCTTTGCGATCAACCGGCTTGCCGCACGCCTGATCAAGCAGGAAACGCTGGCACGCGGTCGTGGTCGCGCCTTGCATGTGCAACAGGCGATCAATCGCCTGGTCATTGCGGATATGGAGGACGGCATCTTGGTGGTCGACCGCAAAGGGCGCGTCCTCACCTGCAATCCGGCAGCGGCCCGTATGTTGGGCCTGTCGTTTCCGCATGCGGGTGATTACGGTAAGTTATCCGATATGGTGTGGCTGGCGCCGATTGCGGCGGCTTATTCCGCATGGGGTGCGCGCTCCGGTTTGCGCGTGCCGACCCAGCCGCAGACCCAGCAACAGACGCCGACCTTCGTTTTTATCAAGCACACCGAAGAAAATACGCTACAGGGTGGCAGCACCATCATGGGTGGCCGGCGTGAGTTGATGACGCATTTGAAATTGCGCTTTGCACGGGTCGATGCCGATGGCGTACTGGAAGACCGGGTGGTGATTTTCCTGCAGGATGTGACCGAAATTGAAAACCAGGCGCAGCAATTGAAGCTGGCTTCGATGGGACGGCTCACCGCCAGCATTGCGCACGAGGTGCGTAATCCGCTGTCGGCTATAGGGCATGCCACCTCGCTGTTGAAGGAAGATGAACTCAGCGCCGGGCAGCAGCGCCTGCTTTCCATCGTCAGTGACAATGTGGCACGCCTGAACCGGATGATCGAAGACATCCTGAAGCTGTCGCGCAAGGCGCATCAGTACCATGAACCGCTTTCCCTCGGCTTGCTGTTCGACGACCTGTTGAGCGAGTTAAGTGAAATACATGAGATCAAGGATGGCATGATCGCGGTGGCAGATATGAAGCCCTATAAAGTCCGTTTCGATCCGTTGCATTTGCGCGAAATCGTCTTGAACTTGCTGACAAATGCGTTACGCTACGCCAGTGGAGCCCCTGCCAGCATACGTGTATATATAGTGGCCATGCCCGGGCACAGGCTGGAATTGCATGTGCAGGACGATGGCGCGCAGATTTCCTCCGCGGTACGCGCCCATTTGTTTGAACCGTTTTATACGACGTCGAACAAGGGTACCGGCCTCGGCCTGTACCTGGCACGCGAACTGTGCCTGAACAATGGCGCGATGCTGAACTATGAATACCGGACGGATGATGAACATGGTTCGCCATCCGGTCGATTTGTGATTACTTTTGCCACTAACGAAGCTGTTTAA
- the ccsA gene encoding cytochrome c biogenesis protein CcsA yields the protein MYTYFFVLAALFYAACAFLPAKQRTAISTGTLIGWLLHGAALWVDVIGHGALRMGFAIMLSGALWISVAVYWLENRNFSLDGLRILVLPCAAVGVLLPTVFPGSMIPLDGKSALFPWHIAIAMLAYSTLTIAAFHAVLMALQESKLHTRLSVQKTGWFALAIDRLPALLTMEKLLFRLIGIGFFLLTLTVLSGVVFSEELFGKAFKWEHKTIFTMLSWILFGVLLAGRRWRGWRGKTALSFTLTGFTTLFLAYVGSRFVFEVILHRSLA from the coding sequence ATGTACACATACTTCTTTGTCTTGGCTGCATTGTTTTACGCAGCTTGCGCATTCTTGCCGGCTAAGCAACGCACGGCAATTTCAACCGGCACCTTGATCGGCTGGCTTTTGCACGGCGCTGCGCTCTGGGTCGATGTTATCGGTCATGGTGCCTTGCGCATGGGATTTGCCATCATGCTGTCCGGTGCTTTATGGATTTCGGTCGCGGTTTACTGGCTGGAAAACCGCAATTTCAGCCTTGATGGTTTGCGCATCCTGGTCTTGCCCTGTGCCGCGGTCGGGGTATTGTTGCCAACCGTATTCCCCGGCAGCATGATTCCGCTTGATGGCAAGTCCGCCTTATTTCCCTGGCATATCGCGATTGCGATGCTGGCCTATAGTACTTTGACGATTGCCGCTTTCCACGCCGTCTTGATGGCCTTGCAGGAATCCAAGCTGCATACCCGCCTGAGTGTACAAAAGACCGGCTGGTTTGCGTTGGCGATCGACAGATTGCCGGCCCTGCTGACGATGGAAAAATTGCTGTTCCGCCTGATCGGTATCGGTTTCTTCCTGCTGACCCTGACCGTGTTGTCGGGTGTGGTGTTTTCCGAAGAGTTATTTGGCAAGGCCTTCAAGTGGGAACATAAAACCATCTTCACCATGCTGTCGTGGATTCTGTTCGGCGTCTTGCTGGCAGGACGCAGATGGCGCGGCTGGCGCGGCAAGACCGCGCTCAGTTTTACCCTGACCGGTTTCACCACCTTGTTCCTGGCCTATGTCGGCAGCCGCTTCGTGTTTGAAGTGATCCTGCACCGGAGCCTTGCATGA
- the ffh gene encoding signal recognition particle protein has translation MLDNLTQRLAKAVKTMRGEARLTETNTAEMLREVRLALLEADVALPAVREFISRVKEKAMGEDVVGSLTPGQALVGVVQRELAAIMGADLGPEASQLNFATQPPAIILMAGLQGAGKTTTVGKLAKYLREQKKKKVLTVSADVYRPAAIGQLETVTAQVGADFFPSQATDKPVDIALAALDYAKRHYHDVLIIDTAGRLGIDEAMMHEIKALHAAVKPIETLFVVDAMLGQDAINTAKAFSDALPLTGIVLTKLDGDSRGGAALSVRHITGKPIKFAGVAEKLDGLEAFDPARMADRILGMGDILALVEEARKGVDMEAAQGLAQKIKVGGKFDLNDFKSQLAQMKKMGGMSNLMDKLPAQLQQAASGANMGMADKQVIRMEGIINSMTPQERAKPELIKASRKRRIATGAGVQVQEVNRMLAQFDQMQTMMKKLKGGNMMKMMRGMKGMLPGMR, from the coding sequence ATGCTCGACAATCTTACCCAACGCTTAGCCAAAGCCGTCAAAACCATGCGCGGAGAAGCGCGCCTGACGGAAACCAATACTGCAGAAATGCTGCGCGAAGTTCGTCTGGCCCTGCTCGAAGCCGACGTTGCCCTGCCCGCCGTGCGCGAATTTATCAGCCGCGTCAAAGAAAAGGCGATGGGCGAAGATGTCGTCGGCTCGCTGACACCGGGCCAGGCACTGGTCGGCGTCGTCCAGCGCGAACTGGCTGCCATCATGGGTGCCGATCTCGGCCCGGAAGCATCGCAACTGAATTTCGCGACCCAGCCGCCGGCAATCATCCTGATGGCGGGCCTGCAAGGTGCAGGTAAAACCACTACCGTCGGTAAACTGGCCAAATACCTGCGCGAGCAAAAGAAGAAAAAAGTCCTGACCGTTTCCGCCGACGTCTATCGTCCGGCCGCGATTGGCCAGCTTGAAACCGTCACCGCCCAGGTCGGCGCTGACTTTTTTCCGTCGCAAGCGACTGACAAGCCGGTCGACATCGCACTGGCAGCGCTGGACTATGCGAAACGCCATTACCACGATGTATTGATCATCGATACTGCCGGTCGCCTCGGCATCGACGAAGCGATGATGCATGAAATCAAAGCCCTGCATGCAGCAGTCAAACCGATCGAAACCCTGTTCGTGGTCGATGCGATGCTGGGGCAGGATGCGATCAATACCGCCAAAGCCTTTAGCGATGCTTTGCCGCTGACCGGTATCGTGCTGACCAAGCTGGACGGTGATTCACGTGGCGGTGCCGCCCTGTCAGTACGCCATATCACCGGCAAACCGATCAAATTCGCCGGTGTCGCGGAAAAACTCGATGGCCTGGAAGCCTTCGATCCGGCCCGTATGGCCGACCGTATCCTTGGTATGGGCGACATCCTGGCGCTGGTGGAAGAAGCGCGCAAGGGCGTCGACATGGAAGCCGCGCAAGGCCTGGCGCAAAAGATCAAGGTCGGCGGCAAATTCGATTTGAACGACTTCAAATCACAATTGGCGCAAATGAAAAAAATGGGCGGCATGTCCAACCTGATGGATAAATTGCCGGCGCAACTGCAGCAAGCCGCCAGCGGCGCCAATATGGGTATGGCCGACAAGCAAGTTATCCGGATGGAAGGCATCATCAATTCGATGACGCCGCAAGAGCGCGCCAAACCGGAATTGATCAAGGCTTCGCGCAAGCGCCGCATTGCTACCGGTGCCGGTGTCCAGGTGCAGGAAGTCAATCGCATGCTGGCGCAATTCGATCAAATGCAAACCATGATGAAGAAGCTCAAGGGCGGCAATATGATGAAAATGATGCGCGGTATGAAGGGAATGCTGCCCGGCATGCGCTGA
- a CDS encoding PP0621 family protein has product MKFLLWAGVIVAVIWILRSKKASKVEPPRQAKTPSATPEIESMLSCAHCGTHFPASEAVRDTSSRAFCSDEHRRQHLAH; this is encoded by the coding sequence ATGAAGTTCTTGTTGTGGGCCGGCGTGATCGTCGCCGTGATCTGGATCTTGCGCAGCAAGAAAGCCAGTAAAGTTGAGCCGCCGCGGCAAGCCAAGACGCCGTCGGCAACGCCCGAGATAGAGTCCATGCTCAGTTGCGCGCATTGCGGCACGCATTTCCCCGCATCCGAGGCGGTACGGGATACTTCCAGTCGGGCATTTTGCAGCGATGAACATCGCCGTCAACACCTGGCGCATTGA